A stretch of Clostridium formicaceticum DNA encodes these proteins:
- the fliY gene encoding flagellar motor switch phosphatase FliY, translating to MSDMLSQEEIDALLSGSDINTVDSMKEAIDEFTDIEKDAIGEIGNISMGTAATTLSTLLGHKVGITTPKVSVITMEELSEQYTIPFVAVDVRYKEGIRGTNLLIIKVDDVKIITDLMMGGSGTVTEDPLSELHLSAISEAMNQMVGSSSTSLSEMFSKKIDIHPPRAFELDFQSNDINGILSDQQESVIKIAFKMEIEGLIDSEIMQLIPMDFAKEMVSILMPAGNATDIQESVAVPEPYYDAPNSQNLEMKSNQETPSMPLNSEKHQESTRPQHNTKINVQPVTFQSFDEGSQKGIPENIALIQDVPLQVTVELGRTTKRINEVLEFGPGTIIELDKLVGEPLDILVNGQYVAKGEVVVIDENYGIRITDIVHANRRFEKI from the coding sequence ATGAGTGATATGTTATCTCAAGAAGAAATTGATGCTCTCCTTAGTGGAAGTGATATTAATACAGTGGATTCGATGAAAGAAGCGATAGATGAGTTTACAGATATAGAAAAAGATGCGATTGGTGAGATCGGCAATATTAGCATGGGAACTGCTGCAACGACCTTATCTACATTGCTTGGACATAAAGTAGGTATTACAACACCAAAAGTTTCTGTTATTACAATGGAGGAACTTTCGGAGCAATATACGATACCTTTTGTAGCAGTAGATGTTAGATATAAAGAAGGCATTAGAGGGACCAATCTTTTAATTATAAAGGTAGATGATGTGAAGATCATTACTGATTTAATGATGGGGGGAAGTGGTACAGTTACTGAAGATCCGTTATCTGAGTTACATCTAAGTGCCATCAGTGAAGCTATGAACCAAATGGTAGGATCTTCTTCTACTTCTCTATCAGAAATGTTTTCTAAAAAAATAGATATACATCCTCCTAGAGCATTTGAATTGGATTTTCAGTCAAATGATATCAATGGGATTCTTAGTGATCAACAAGAAAGTGTTATAAAAATTGCTTTTAAGATGGAAATTGAAGGCTTAATTGATAGTGAAATTATGCAATTAATTCCCATGGATTTTGCTAAAGAAATGGTGAGCATTCTTATGCCTGCTGGCAATGCTACTGATATTCAAGAATCCGTTGCAGTACCAGAACCTTATTATGATGCTCCAAATAGTCAAAACTTAGAAATGAAAAGTAATCAGGAAACCCCTAGCATGCCATTAAATTCTGAAAAGCATCAAGAGAGCACAAGACCTCAACATAATACGAAAATAAATGTTCAACCTGTTACCTTTCAATCCTTTGATGAAGGGTCTCAGAAGGGGATACCTGAAAACATTGCTTTAATTCAAGATGTACCTCTGCAGGTTACGGTTGAGCTTGGAAGAACCACAAAAAGAATTAATGAAGTATTAGAATTTGGCCCAGGAACAATTATAGAATTAGATAAATTGGTGGGGGAACCCTTAGATATATTAGTAAACGGTCAATATGTTGCTAAGGGAGAAGTTGTGGTCATTGATGAAAATTATGGCATAAGAATAACAGATATTGTTCATGCAAATAGACGTTTTGAGAAAATATAG
- a CDS encoding MinD/ParA family protein encodes MDQATKLRELIRKKNIIPSASIQQNEEKQHHARVICITSGKGGVGKTNFTANLAIALSKQDKRVVVIDADLGLANVDVMLGVIPKYTLLDVVKNNKNIIEIMNTGPNGIKIISGGSGILDLVDMSDEDLNILINQLNKINDYADIILIDTGAGLSKSVVSFVLAASEVIVVTTAEPTSLTDAYAMIKTIGLQDKNKNIKVVINRVENINEGNVAFQKLKNAAEKFLDLEIQKLGFIAEDYNVSRAVKLQKPFVLQYPGSAVSKNIETIASKVMQHAIEEQEGLKADSFFSKILNLFR; translated from the coding sequence ATGGATCAAGCAACAAAATTGAGGGAGTTAATTCGGAAGAAAAACATTATCCCTAGTGCTTCTATACAACAAAATGAGGAAAAACAACATCATGCTAGAGTAATTTGTATAACTAGTGGAAAAGGAGGTGTAGGAAAGACCAACTTTACTGCAAACTTAGCCATAGCTTTGTCCAAGCAAGACAAACGTGTTGTTGTTATTGATGCGGATCTTGGTTTAGCAAATGTTGATGTGATGTTAGGGGTTATACCTAAATATACTTTGTTGGATGTTGTGAAAAATAATAAGAATATTATAGAGATTATGAATACTGGGCCTAATGGAATAAAAATTATATCTGGAGGGTCGGGAATCTTAGATTTAGTCGATATGTCAGATGAAGATTTGAATATACTCATCAACCAATTGAATAAAATTAATGATTATGCAGATATCATTTTGATTGATACGGGGGCAGGATTGTCAAAATCTGTAGTTTCTTTTGTCTTAGCTGCTAGTGAGGTAATTGTTGTTACTACTGCAGAGCCTACATCTTTAACAGATGCATATGCCATGATAAAAACAATTGGACTTCAGGATAAAAATAAAAATATTAAAGTGGTTATTAATCGTGTTGAAAATATAAATGAAGGTAATGTTGCTTTTCAAAAATTAAAAAATGCTGCAGAAAAATTTTTGGATTTAGAAATTCAAAAGTTAGGTTTTATTGCTGAAGATTATAATGTCAGTAGAGCTGTTAAGCTACAAAAACCATTTGTTTTACAATATCCTGGTAGCGCAGTTAGTAAAAATATAGAAACAATAGCATCAAAAGTTATGCAGCATGCTATAGAAGAGCAAGAGGGTTTAAAAGCAGATAGCTTTTTTAGTAAAATACTTAACTTATTTAGATAG
- the flhA gene encoding flagellar biosynthesis protein FlhA has translation MKHGDIIVALAIIAIVIIIIIPIPLGALDILLSFNISLALLILLIAMYTEEALQFSIFPSILLITTLLRLALNITTTRYILSKGTAGDVITTFGDFVMGGNAIVGFIVFLIIVIIQFLVITKGSERVAEVAARFTLDAMPGKQMAIDADLNAGLIDDGEARQRRTKIQREADFYGAMDGASKFVKGDAIAGIIITIINVIAGFIIGVSMQGLDFGAAIQKYTLLTVGDGLVSQIPALLISTATGIVVTRAASEGSLGTDLIKQLFNKSKIMFVISGVLLFFSFTGLPVLPFMFLSAAFLFLGLTLRKNALAVEIEEIPDEIEEAVEEKRKPENVLPLLNVDPIELEFGYGILPLADASQGGDLFDRLVMIRRQCALELGIIVPMIRLRDNIQLEPNQYIIKIKGIEIAVGEIIFDHYLAMNPGMIDEEIEGIDTVEPAFGLPAKWINEQEREKAEILGYTVVDPPSIIATHLTEIIKKHAFELLGRQDVKKLIDNVKENHPVLVEELIPNQLGLGEIQKVLANLLKEGVSIRNMVTILETLADYATITRDTDMLTEYVRQALGRAITKQFIVSHPAKVITVTKELEQKIMDSIQQTESGTYISMDPDVIQRMINNLSQQVQKLISIGEHPIIVTAPIVRLYFKRLSEQLTSDLVVLSYNEVDPSVEIQSVGAVSI, from the coding sequence TTGAAACACGGAGATATCATAGTAGCATTAGCGATTATTGCCATTGTCATTATCATCATTATTCCTATCCCTCTAGGGGCTCTTGATATACTATTGAGTTTCAATATATCTTTAGCATTATTAATTTTATTAATAGCTATGTATACTGAAGAAGCTTTGCAATTCTCCATATTTCCATCAATCCTGCTAATTACTACTTTACTGAGGTTGGCTTTAAACATTACAACCACCAGGTATATATTATCAAAAGGGACTGCGGGAGATGTTATTACTACTTTTGGCGACTTTGTTATGGGAGGAAATGCAATTGTAGGATTTATTGTATTTCTAATCATAGTTATTATACAATTTTTAGTAATTACGAAGGGCTCCGAAAGGGTAGCTGAGGTGGCTGCAAGATTCACATTGGATGCGATGCCAGGGAAGCAAATGGCAATAGATGCTGACTTAAATGCCGGACTCATTGACGATGGTGAAGCTAGACAACGACGAACAAAAATTCAAAGAGAGGCAGATTTTTATGGTGCTATGGATGGAGCCAGTAAATTTGTTAAAGGTGATGCCATAGCTGGAATTATCATAACCATCATCAATGTTATAGCAGGCTTTATTATAGGTGTATCCATGCAAGGGCTGGACTTTGGTGCTGCTATTCAAAAATATACATTGTTGACGGTAGGCGATGGGTTAGTAAGTCAAATTCCTGCTCTTTTAATATCTACAGCTACTGGTATTGTAGTTACGAGGGCGGCATCAGAAGGAAGTTTAGGTACCGACTTAATCAAGCAGCTTTTTAATAAGTCTAAAATTATGTTTGTTATTTCTGGTGTTTTATTGTTTTTTAGCTTTACTGGACTACCAGTACTGCCTTTTATGTTTTTATCAGCTGCTTTTCTTTTTCTCGGTTTAACTTTAAGGAAAAACGCATTAGCTGTAGAAATTGAAGAGATTCCTGATGAAATAGAGGAAGCGGTTGAAGAGAAAAGAAAACCGGAAAATGTTTTACCACTCTTAAATGTTGACCCAATAGAATTAGAGTTTGGCTATGGTATTCTTCCTTTAGCGGATGCTAGTCAGGGAGGAGACCTGTTTGATCGATTAGTAATGATTAGAAGACAATGCGCCTTGGAGTTAGGGATCATTGTTCCTATGATTAGATTGCGTGATAATATTCAATTAGAACCGAATCAATATATCATAAAAATAAAAGGAATTGAAATAGCTGTTGGCGAAATTATATTTGACCACTATTTGGCAATGAATCCTGGTATGATTGATGAAGAAATAGAAGGGATTGATACAGTAGAACCTGCTTTTGGCCTTCCTGCCAAGTGGATCAATGAACAGGAGCGTGAAAAAGCAGAAATATTAGGCTATACAGTTGTAGATCCTCCATCTATTATTGCTACACATTTAACTGAGATTATTAAAAAGCATGCTTTTGAGCTGTTAGGCAGACAGGATGTTAAGAAACTGATTGATAATGTTAAAGAAAATCATCCAGTTCTTGTGGAAGAACTGATTCCTAATCAATTGGGGCTAGGAGAAATACAGAAGGTACTGGCTAATCTGCTTAAAGAAGGCGTATCCATTAGAAATATGGTGACGATTTTAGAAACATTGGCAGATTATGCTACTATTACCAGAGATACGGATATGCTTACAGAATATGTAAGACAAGCACTAGGTAGAGCTATTACAAAACAATTTATTGTATCTCACCCTGCTAAAGTAATCACAGTTACAAAAGAATTAGAGCAAAAAATTATGGACTCCATACAGCAAACAGAAAGCGGTACTTATATTTCAATGGACCCTGATGTGATACAGAGAATGATCAATAATCTTTCTCAACAAGTACAAAAGCTGATTTCTATAGGAGAGCATCCTATTATTGTGACGGCTCCCATAGTGAGACTCTACTTTAAAAGATTATCAGAACAGCTTACATCAGATTTAGTTGTTTTATCCTATAATGAAGTAGATCCTTCCGTAGAAATTCAATCAGTAGGGGCGGTGAGTATATAG
- the fliR gene encoding flagellar biosynthetic protein FliR: MDNIYDLLLLNIDLLLLILIRVTGIFVIAPVFGRNNLPMTMKVGISLLMAFILLPILSTSASIHYSNFIELAIYSVNEFLIGIIIGFIGFLYFSTLYLAGTIIDTQMGFSMVNVLDPQTNTQMPIMGNYYNILFTLLFLLFDGHHFLIRALVYSYDMLPVGVAFTIGEEGIYGLTLILMEVFILAFRFSAPVLATIFLANVLLGILARTMPQMNVFIVGMPLKVMVGLLTVLITLQFIVPFSERLFDSMFHSLQVFIDIISRG, from the coding sequence GTGGATAATATATACGATCTTCTTTTACTGAACATAGATCTCTTGTTGCTTATTTTGATAAGAGTTACTGGTATTTTTGTGATAGCACCCGTATTTGGACGAAACAATTTACCCATGACGATGAAGGTTGGGATATCTTTGTTAATGGCATTTATATTGTTGCCAATTCTTTCAACCTCTGCCTCTATTCATTATAGCAATTTTATAGAGTTAGCAATTTATAGTGTTAATGAGTTTTTGATAGGAATAATTATTGGTTTTATAGGTTTTTTATATTTCAGCACCCTATATCTAGCTGGGACGATTATTGACACCCAGATGGGTTTTAGTATGGTGAATGTGTTAGACCCCCAAACCAACACACAAATGCCAATTATGGGAAACTACTATAATATTCTTTTTACGCTGTTATTCCTGCTCTTTGATGGTCATCATTTTCTTATACGGGCTTTGGTATATAGTTATGATATGTTGCCAGTAGGCGTTGCTTTTACCATAGGAGAAGAAGGAATTTATGGTCTAACGTTAATTCTGATGGAGGTATTTATATTAGCTTTTAGATTTAGTGCACCAGTTCTAGCTACGATTTTTCTAGCAAATGTATTATTAGGAATTTTAGCTAGAACGATGCCTCAAATGAATGTTTTTATTGTAGGAATGCCTCTAAAAGTTATGGTTGGCTTACTGACGGTTTTAATTACTTTGCAATTTATTGTACCTTTTTCAGAAAGATTATTTGACAGCATGTTTCATAGCCTACAGGTTTTCATTGACATCATATCTAGAGGATGA
- a CDS encoding flagellar basal body-associated FliL family protein: protein MNVKKIVLYSLIGFILSGVVFGTIAYFAFFRGAHEANRDIKTYEFHIGSFSTNLSHQRNFFKGEIVIETADKKLLSKFDEKNAELRDSIIEVIIAKKPEEILSPEGQQQLREELIQVIGQVMASDKITNVYFTDYIIQ from the coding sequence ATGAATGTAAAAAAAATAGTACTATATTCATTAATAGGTTTTATACTATCAGGCGTTGTTTTTGGTACAATTGCATATTTTGCATTTTTTAGGGGGGCCCATGAAGCTAATAGAGATATAAAGACTTATGAATTCCACATAGGTTCTTTTTCTACAAACTTAAGCCATCAACGAAACTTTTTCAAAGGTGAGATTGTTATTGAAACAGCCGATAAAAAATTATTGTCAAAATTTGATGAAAAAAATGCTGAACTAAGAGATAGTATTATAGAGGTGATTATTGCAAAGAAACCAGAGGAAATTTTGAGCCCAGAAGGTCAGCAACAACTAAGAGAAGAACTAATACAGGTGATAGGACAGGTAATGGCATCGGATAAAATCACCAATGTGTATTTTACTGACTATATTATTCAATAG
- the fliP gene encoding flagellar type III secretion system pore protein FliP (The bacterial flagellar biogenesis protein FliP forms a type III secretion system (T3SS)-type pore required for flagellar assembly.) — translation MSTISAYAQPDLPIPRIGLTIEDAENPQEAVTSIQILFLLTILSLAPAILIMMTSFTRIIIVLSFLRNALATQQTPPTQVLIGLALFLTFFTMGPIASEINQNALQPYLQEEISQGEALTIAMEPIREFMLRQTREKDLALFAEVANVEGPVEVKEITNTVLIPAFIISELKTAFQLGFVLFIPFIVIDMVVASTLMSMGMMMLPPAMISLPFKLLLFIMVDGWNILIRSLITSFR, via the coding sequence ATGAGCACAATAAGTGCTTATGCACAACCGGATTTGCCGATACCTAGAATAGGGTTGACCATTGAAGATGCAGAAAACCCTCAAGAGGCAGTAACGAGCATTCAAATTTTATTTTTACTGACAATTTTGTCTCTTGCTCCAGCAATACTCATTATGATGACTAGTTTTACCAGGATTATTATCGTATTATCTTTTTTAAGAAATGCCTTAGCTACACAGCAAACACCGCCTACACAAGTGCTGATTGGGTTAGCGCTATTTTTAACTTTTTTTACGATGGGGCCCATTGCTTCTGAAATCAATCAAAATGCATTGCAGCCTTATCTTCAAGAGGAAATCAGTCAAGGGGAGGCCCTAACCATTGCAATGGAACCTATAAGGGAATTTATGCTGAGGCAAACAAGAGAGAAGGACCTGGCTTTGTTTGCAGAAGTTGCAAATGTAGAGGGTCCTGTAGAAGTTAAGGAAATTACCAATACGGTATTAATACCTGCTTTTATTATCAGTGAGCTAAAAACTGCTTTTCAATTAGGTTTTGTTTTGTTTATTCCTTTTATCGTCATTGATATGGTGGTGGCAAGTACGTTGATGTCTATGGGAATGATGATGTTACCTCCTGCCATGATTTCTTTACCCTTTAAGCTTTTGTTATTTATCATGGTAGATGGTTGGAACATATTAATCCGTTCTTTAATAACAAGCTTTAGATAG
- a CDS encoding response regulator: MSKGILIVDDAAFMRMMVKDVLTKNGFEVIGEAENGQKAVEKYKELQPQLTIMDITMPEMDGIQAVKEIKKIDANAKIIMCSAMGQQAMVIEAIQAGAKDFIVKPFQADRVIEAVKKVIG; encoded by the coding sequence ATGTCTAAAGGTATTTTAATAGTTGATGATGCTGCATTTATGAGAATGATGGTGAAGGATGTATTGACTAAAAATGGATTTGAAGTTATTGGAGAAGCTGAAAATGGTCAAAAAGCAGTTGAAAAATACAAAGAGCTGCAACCACAATTAACGATTATGGATATTACTATGCCAGAAATGGATGGTATTCAAGCAGTAAAAGAGATAAAAAAAATAGATGCTAATGCTAAGATTATTATGTGTTCTGCCATGGGACAACAGGCAATGGTTATTGAAGCCATTCAAGCGGGGGCGAAGGACTTTATTGTTAAACCATTTCAAGCGGATCGTGTCATTGAAGCTGTAAAAAAAGTCATTGGTTAA
- the fliQ gene encoding flagellar biosynthesis protein FliQ, translated as MNEAMVVELGQQTMFTILLMSAPMLGIGLIIGLAVSIFQATTQIQEATLAFIPKIIAVLGSVVIFGPWLLSTIINFTVTLYTNMSNFIQ; from the coding sequence ATGAACGAAGCAATGGTTGTCGAACTGGGACAACAGACAATGTTTACGATTTTGTTAATGTCAGCGCCAATGTTGGGTATAGGCCTTATCATAGGGTTAGCAGTAAGTATTTTTCAAGCTACAACGCAAATACAGGAAGCTACACTGGCTTTTATTCCTAAAATCATTGCTGTTTTAGGATCTGTTGTAATTTTTGGGCCTTGGCTACTTTCAACGATTATTAATTTTACAGTAACATTATATACAAATATGAGCAATTTTATACAGTAA
- a CDS encoding flagellar biosynthetic protein FliO: MINTIYTFFMMVIIAVCVIFLAYYTTRVIGKKSNLYFQGRTAKVLERTTLAPNLNLMVIQVMDKVYILVVCNKNMEILDTLSIEAWNIFKKTQGDALQNNKDFLKISHNIWREMKEKLAVMMKKINKKSDRK; the protein is encoded by the coding sequence ATGATAAATACTATTTATACGTTTTTCATGATGGTGATTATAGCTGTTTGTGTGATTTTTCTTGCCTATTATACCACGAGGGTTATTGGCAAAAAATCCAATTTATACTTTCAAGGGCGAACAGCCAAAGTTCTAGAGCGTACAACTTTGGCTCCAAACTTAAACTTAATGGTTATTCAAGTAATGGACAAAGTATATATTTTAGTTGTTTGTAATAAGAACATGGAAATCTTAGACACGCTAAGTATAGAGGCGTGGAACATCTTTAAAAAAACGCAAGGTGATGCTTTGCAAAATAACAAAGATTTTTTAAAAATTTCCCATAATATTTGGAGGGAAATGAAAGAAAAGCTTGCAGTCATGATGAAAAAAATCAATAAAAAAAGCGATAGAAAGTAG
- the flhB gene encoding flagellar biosynthesis protein FlhB: MKFHINLQLFTEEKTEKATPKKVKESREKGQVLQSKEVNSALVLLGAFVTLNLLAGYIGASMRGFARYIYDQYLNIDYLFSLKNISRLTLITLYHLLKISIPIGIVCLLIGVICSYAQVGYLFTTKTLAVKFSKLNPIEGFKRMFSMKSLVELIKSFIKIIFIGYIVYRYAVNQLSTIFNMMLLDVGVIVETLIHITINIGLRSAVVLLVIAVLDYYYQKYDYDKNLKMSKQEIKEEYKQTEGNPQIKSKIKEKQRQLSMGRMMQEVPKADVIITNPTHFAVAIQYNPKHFDAPKVLAKGQDLIAQNIKKIAKENSLPIIENKPLARTLYDTVEIGEFIPPELYQAVAEILAYVYQMNNRT, encoded by the coding sequence ATGAAATTTCATATTAACCTACAGTTATTCACAGAAGAAAAGACAGAAAAAGCAACCCCGAAAAAGGTGAAGGAGTCAAGAGAAAAAGGTCAGGTATTACAAAGTAAAGAAGTAAATTCTGCCTTAGTTTTATTGGGAGCGTTTGTGACCCTAAATTTATTAGCAGGGTATATAGGGGCGTCAATGAGGGGATTCGCCAGATATATATATGATCAATATTTGAACATAGACTATTTGTTTTCTCTTAAAAACATCAGCCGATTAACCTTGATTACCCTTTATCATCTTTTAAAGATTAGTATTCCTATTGGTATTGTATGTTTATTGATTGGCGTGATCTGTAGCTATGCGCAGGTAGGTTATCTGTTTACGACAAAAACCTTAGCTGTGAAGTTTAGTAAGCTAAATCCTATAGAAGGTTTTAAACGAATGTTTTCTATGAAATCCCTCGTAGAACTCATTAAATCCTTCATTAAAATTATTTTTATCGGCTATATCGTTTACCGTTATGCTGTAAATCAGTTAAGCACAATTTTCAATATGATGTTGTTGGATGTTGGTGTTATTGTAGAAACCCTAATACATATAACGATTAATATTGGCTTGAGATCTGCTGTTGTTTTGTTGGTGATTGCAGTATTAGACTATTACTATCAAAAATACGATTATGATAAAAATCTTAAAATGTCGAAACAAGAAATTAAAGAAGAATATAAACAAACAGAGGGCAATCCCCAAATCAAATCAAAAATTAAAGAGAAACAACGACAGCTGTCTATGGGGAGAATGATGCAGGAAGTGCCGAAAGCAGACGTTATTATCACAAATCCAACCCATTTTGCAGTTGCCATCCAATATAATCCTAAACATTTCGATGCGCCAAAAGTTTTAGCAAAGGGACAGGATTTAATAGCACAGAATATCAAAAAAATTGCCAAAGAAAATAGTTTGCCTATTATTGAAAATAAGCCACTGGCTAGAACGCTATATGATACGGTAGAGATTGGTGAGTTTATACCACCAGAGTTATATCAGGCAGTAGCAGAAATACTAGCTTATGTTTATCAGATGAACAATAGAACCTAA
- the flhF gene encoding flagellar biosynthesis protein FlhF, which produces MKVKKFSANNNQEVLSKVKNELGPEAIILYQRKVKPKGIFGIFKKPIIEVVAAKEETSRYASDKANDFVEVAKSLDKKPQENKYQGEITKSISKEMEEMKEMLQTVVSKMNQQDLPILLKNVEDQETSKVFHTLKDQGLDAFLLEEIIHHYVSIQDQKDKNKQSREFVEDQIKEVLKKYIMSQQGHHNAKTMFFVGPTGVGKTTTIAKLAAHYALNEGKTVGLISADTYRIAAVEQLKVYSDILNIPLKVIYHSTEIHKAIEELRDKDIIMVDTAGRSHKNIKQVLELKSLLNEVQEKETYLVISCTSREKDIKEIINTYDFIENYNIIFTKVDEATAFGTIINTAKETQKPIAYMTTGQSVPDDIEEVDIKKIVSLLTKEATE; this is translated from the coding sequence ATGAAGGTAAAAAAGTTTTCTGCCAACAATAACCAAGAAGTATTATCAAAAGTAAAAAATGAATTAGGGCCAGAAGCTATTATTTTATACCAAAGGAAGGTAAAACCCAAAGGAATTTTTGGGATTTTTAAAAAACCTATTATTGAAGTAGTGGCAGCTAAAGAAGAAACTTCCCGCTACGCATCTGACAAGGCTAATGATTTTGTTGAAGTAGCAAAAAGCCTAGATAAAAAACCACAAGAGAATAAATATCAAGGGGAAATAACAAAAAGTATTTCAAAAGAAATGGAAGAAATGAAAGAGATGCTACAGACAGTTGTTTCTAAGATGAATCAGCAAGATTTACCGATTCTTTTGAAAAATGTAGAAGACCAAGAAACTTCTAAAGTGTTTCATACGTTAAAAGATCAAGGACTTGATGCATTTCTTTTAGAGGAAATTATTCATCATTATGTTTCAATACAAGACCAAAAGGATAAAAATAAACAAAGCAGAGAATTTGTAGAAGATCAGATTAAAGAAGTGCTTAAAAAGTATATTATGTCGCAGCAGGGACATCACAATGCTAAAACGATGTTTTTTGTAGGACCTACCGGTGTAGGAAAAACTACTACTATAGCAAAATTAGCAGCACATTATGCTTTAAATGAAGGAAAGACAGTAGGATTGATTAGCGCAGATACCTATAGGATTGCAGCGGTTGAACAATTGAAGGTATACAGTGATATTCTTAACATACCTTTAAAGGTGATTTACCATTCTACTGAAATACATAAGGCAATAGAAGAATTAAGGGATAAAGATATTATTATGGTAGACACCGCTGGTAGGAGCCATAAAAATATAAAACAAGTTTTGGAGCTGAAGTCATTATTAAATGAAGTACAAGAAAAAGAAACATATCTTGTAATAAGCTGCACCTCCAGAGAGAAGGATATCAAAGAAATTATTAACACTTATGATTTTATTGAAAATTATAATATCATTTTTACAAAAGTTGATGAGGCCACTGCTTTTGGAACGATCATTAATACAGCCAAGGAAACACAAAAACCTATTGCCTATATGACAACAGGGCAAAGCGTTCCCGACGATATTGAAGAAGTGGACATTAAAAAAATTGTTAGCCTTCTGACAAAGGAGGCCACTGAGTGA
- the fliM gene encoding flagellar motor switch protein FliM: MSDVLSQNEIDALLLALNSGELDAEEIKEEKQERKTKSYDFKSPKKLAKDQLRTLQIIHENFSRTLNTFLSGYLRSYVQAEVSSVEELSYYEFSNSIANPAVLSIVNFQPLTGQIMIDLSSSIAFTLIDRILGGSGKNYEESRTFTEIEIMLIKKFMRQILDLMIDPWENVIELQPSLEKIETNSQFAQIVSPNETIALITLNITIGDVMGMMNLCIPHIVIEPILTKLSTKFWFSSVSKTVTEEDKQSLKKRVEKSKVNIAAQLGSTYITVRDFLELQMGDVIVLDKLANEEIEILVGDKRKYFGIPGTVKNKIAIKVTKIDKGGDELDE; encoded by the coding sequence TTGTCTGATGTTTTATCACAAAATGAAATAGATGCTTTGCTTCTAGCTTTAAATAGCGGCGAGTTAGATGCAGAAGAAATTAAGGAGGAAAAACAGGAAAGAAAAACAAAGAGCTATGATTTTAAAAGTCCTAAAAAATTAGCAAAGGATCAGTTAAGGACTTTACAGATCATTCATGAAAACTTTTCTAGAACTTTAAATACATTTTTATCAGGGTATTTAAGGAGTTATGTTCAAGCAGAGGTTTCTTCCGTAGAAGAATTATCTTACTACGAATTCAGTAATTCTATTGCTAATCCTGCAGTGTTGTCTATTGTAAATTTTCAGCCTTTAACTGGCCAGATAATGATTGACTTATCCTCATCTATTGCCTTCACCTTAATAGATAGAATTCTAGGTGGAAGTGGCAAAAACTATGAAGAGAGTCGAACTTTTACTGAAATCGAAATTATGCTTATTAAGAAATTTATGAGACAGATACTGGATTTGATGATTGATCCATGGGAAAATGTGATAGAATTACAACCATCTTTAGAAAAAATAGAAACCAACTCTCAGTTTGCTCAAATTGTTTCTCCAAATGAAACTATTGCGCTTATAACATTGAATATAACCATTGGCGATGTTATGGGAATGATGAACCTATGTATACCTCATATTGTTATTGAGCCTATTTTAACAAAATTAAGCACAAAGTTTTGGTTTTCCAGTGTTAGTAAAACTGTTACGGAAGAGGATAAACAATCTTTAAAAAAACGTGTTGAAAAAAGCAAGGTAAACATAGCTGCTCAGTTAGGGTCTACTTATATAACAGTAAGGGATTTTTTAGAGTTGCAAATGGGTGATGTCATTGTTTTGGATAAGTTAGCAAATGAGGAGATAGAAATTTTGGTAGGAGATAAACGAAAATACTTTGGCATACCGGGGACGGTAAAAAATAAGATAGCAATAAAAGTAACTAAAATTGACAAGGGAGGAGATGAACTAGATGAGTGA